In Limisalsivibrio acetivorans, one genomic interval encodes:
- a CDS encoding flagellar brake protein: MEKYTKVDKFLIINQKVILEVKSGDYPGTYDSRIEDVKPKSILITMPTEKTVTIPLSSGVILDVAYVSEQGRFHFRSKVIKRVKEVIPLLEIEKPDAVYRKELREYFRVNTRAKIKVLLTREEPDGSIKEKLCIASVHDISGGGIRIISECRMEMEEMVEVYFDGAIPGLESIQGRVRRAVALEEGKYEAGLEFIDINNVDRDKVIKYVFKRQLELRKLMG; the protein is encoded by the coding sequence TTGGAAAAATATACAAAAGTGGATAAATTCCTGATTATAAACCAGAAGGTTATCCTTGAGGTTAAGTCGGGCGATTATCCGGGAACCTATGATTCCCGCATCGAGGATGTTAAGCCCAAATCCATCCTTATAACGATGCCCACTGAAAAAACAGTTACGATTCCGCTCTCTTCCGGTGTTATACTTGATGTAGCATATGTATCTGAGCAGGGACGCTTTCACTTCAGATCGAAGGTGATCAAAAGAGTGAAAGAGGTTATCCCTCTCCTGGAGATTGAGAAGCCTGATGCTGTTTACCGCAAGGAATTGCGGGAATATTTCCGGGTAAATACCAGAGCAAAGATAAAGGTCCTGCTCACTCGGGAGGAGCCGGACGGAAGCATTAAGGAGAAGCTCTGCATAGCCAGTGTCCATGATATATCCGGCGGCGGTATAAGGATTATAAGCGAATGCCGGATGGAGATGGAGGAAATGGTAGAGGTCTACTTCGATGGTGCCATCCCGGGCCTTGAGAGCATACAGGGCAGGGTTCGAAGAGCCGTTGCCCTCGAAGAAGGGAAATATGAGGCAGGACTGGAATTTATAGACATTAATAACGTTGACAGAGACAAGGTTATTAAATATGTTTTCAAGAGGCAGCTTGAATTACGCAAGCTGATGGGATAG
- a CDS encoding CsgG/HfaB family protein, translating into MKRLFIVFAALLLVACGGKSKIDKVNYSKNFSAAVVNRVAIIDFSKTDGHNYDVSNITSKFTAELVGSELFTLVDRNDVDKIMKEVGYQFKGAEIGTLTQETVQKLKQVGADTILTGKLISFKQNGVGDFKTYSEAHLTAKLIRIETGEILWSAEMLRSSRGKLGGSEADYAEQLLSEIVTKMSVPLKTESTFRRIIRR; encoded by the coding sequence ATGAAAAGGCTGTTCATTGTTTTTGCCGCCCTACTGCTTGTAGCCTGCGGAGGCAAGTCCAAAATAGATAAAGTTAACTATTCCAAGAACTTCTCCGCAGCTGTAGTAAACAGGGTTGCAATCATTGATTTCAGCAAAACTGATGGGCACAACTACGACGTCAGCAATATTACCAGCAAGTTCACAGCGGAGCTTGTGGGATCGGAGCTATTCACCCTGGTGGACAGAAACGATGTGGACAAGATAATGAAAGAGGTCGGTTACCAGTTCAAGGGTGCTGAGATAGGTACGCTTACCCAGGAAACCGTTCAGAAACTTAAGCAGGTTGGCGCAGATACGATTCTGACCGGAAAGCTTATATCCTTTAAGCAGAACGGAGTGGGTGATTTCAAAACCTATTCCGAAGCCCACCTGACCGCAAAGCTTATCCGCATTGAAACCGGCGAAATACTATGGTCCGCTGAGATGCTTCGCAGCTCGAGGGGTAAGCTTGGTGGTTCCGAGGCTGATTATGCAGAACAGCTTCTTTCTGAGATAGTTACAAAAATGTCTGTGCCTCTCAAAACTGAGAGCACTTTCAGAAGAATTATCCGCCGCTGA
- the pyrF gene encoding orotidine-5'-phosphate decarboxylase, translating into MKPEIIVALDYSELEPVKGIVESVGDAVNWYKVGLELFVSCGPDALSYLADKGKKVFLDLKFHDIPNTVSKVCLSSLKYGVSMMNMHVQGGEEMMKTAVDKVSESAGDKRPLMLGVTVLTSLDENHLSQYGIVTPDTASYVLKLAEIAKRAGMDGVVSSAKETQIIKENLGEDFITVTPGIRPASASVDDQKRVVTPADARQMGTDYIVVGRPITKADNPKEAAEAIKEEMGWTD; encoded by the coding sequence ATGAAGCCAGAGATTATAGTTGCGCTCGATTACTCAGAGCTTGAGCCCGTAAAAGGTATCGTTGAATCTGTAGGAGATGCGGTGAACTGGTACAAGGTGGGTCTTGAGCTATTCGTCTCCTGCGGTCCCGATGCCCTTTCATACCTTGCGGACAAAGGGAAGAAGGTCTTCCTTGACCTCAAGTTCCACGATATCCCCAATACTGTATCAAAGGTTTGTCTCTCCTCCCTTAAGTACGGCGTATCGATGATGAATATGCACGTGCAGGGTGGTGAGGAGATGATGAAAACCGCTGTGGATAAGGTATCAGAATCCGCTGGGGATAAAAGACCGCTTATGCTCGGTGTAACGGTTCTTACTAGCCTTGACGAAAACCACCTTTCCCAGTACGGCATCGTCACCCCCGACACAGCCTCATACGTGCTCAAACTGGCAGAGATAGCCAAAAGGGCGGGTATGGATGGCGTTGTCTCCTCGGCGAAGGAGACCCAGATTATCAAAGAGAACCTTGGTGAGGATTTTATAACAGTAACTCCCGGTATCCGCCCTGCATCGGCTTCCGTCGATGATCAGAAGAGGGTGGTGACGCCGGCGGATGCCAGACAGATGGGTACGGATTATATTGTGGTCGGCAGACCGATAACAAAGGCGGATAACCCCAAAGAGGCCGCAGAAGCTATAAAGGAGGAGATGGGATGGACAGATTAA
- the pyrE gene encoding orotate phosphoribosyltransferase codes for MDRLNDILEVFERHDALLEGHFLLSSGLHSDRFLQCALVLQYPAISEELIHLLEMQTYHLEFCTVVSPAIGGIRFGYEYARQLRKRSLFTERHEGEMTMRRGFTLRKGEPVVIAEDVVTTGKSTKECIKAVEDAGGKVVGVVSLVDRSNGKAEFGVPYYPLLRIDVHSYEPDECPLCKKGLELVKPGSRTVKV; via the coding sequence ATGGACAGATTAAATGATATTTTAGAGGTGTTCGAAAGGCATGATGCACTCCTGGAGGGGCATTTCCTGCTCTCCTCCGGTCTTCACAGCGACAGGTTTCTCCAGTGCGCACTTGTGTTGCAGTATCCAGCAATATCGGAGGAGCTTATCCATCTCCTCGAGATGCAGACATACCACCTCGAATTCTGTACAGTGGTAAGCCCTGCCATCGGTGGAATACGTTTCGGGTACGAGTATGCAAGACAGCTTCGCAAGCGCTCCCTTTTCACAGAAAGGCATGAAGGTGAGATGACGATGAGACGGGGCTTTACCCTCAGAAAGGGTGAGCCGGTGGTTATAGCCGAGGACGTTGTTACAACAGGAAAATCCACAAAGGAATGCATAAAGGCAGTTGAGGATGCAGGCGGAAAGGTTGTCGGAGTTGTGAGCCTTGTGGATAGAAGCAACGGAAAGGCAGAGTTCGGCGTACCTTACTACCCGCTCCTCCGGATAGATGTACACTCCTACGAGCCCGATGAGTGCCCCCTCTGCAAGAAGGGTCTTGAGCTTGTTAAGCCGGGCAGCAGGACTGTTAAGGTCTAA
- a CDS encoding STAS domain-containing protein — translation MAFTSETQTHSGKTAEVLYPLHEIDSYNGEEMKTYVSSLEGGVDAVIINFSRVAYLNSSGLRELIQILKLLKGKGMELFLTYVNDDIKKIFDNTNLNRLFGIYNTNEDALEFLGT, via the coding sequence ATGGCTTTCACGAGCGAGACTCAGACACACAGCGGTAAAACAGCAGAGGTGCTTTATCCTCTTCATGAGATCGATTCCTATAACGGTGAGGAGATGAAAACCTACGTATCCTCTCTGGAAGGGGGCGTTGACGCTGTTATCATAAACTTTTCCCGTGTTGCCTATCTTAACAGCTCCGGTCTGCGAGAGCTTATTCAGATCCTTAAACTATTGAAGGGGAAGGGGATGGAGCTTTTTCTTACCTACGTTAACGACGATATAAAAAAGATATTCGATAATACAAACCTTAACAGGCTTTTCGGCATCTACAACACAAACGAGGATGCGCTGGAGTTTCTGGGAACCTGA